A section of the Bacillus marinisedimentorum genome encodes:
- the ybaK gene encoding Cys-tRNA(Pro) deacylase, whose translation MANRPKTNAMRLLEANRIDYRILSYDKTDGKIDGVSVAGKIGKDPASVYKTLVCRGTSGELYVFVIPVAAELDMKKAAKASGEKKMEMIPVKDIQKLTGYVRGGCSPVGMKKQYATYIDKRAESLENIIVSAGKVGLQVEISPASLCGVTNAILLELVK comes from the coding sequence ATGGCAAATAGACCGAAAACCAATGCCATGCGCCTTCTTGAAGCAAATCGGATAGATTACCGCATCCTCAGCTATGATAAAACGGATGGTAAAATAGATGGGGTTTCTGTAGCAGGCAAAATCGGGAAGGATCCTGCATCTGTTTATAAAACGCTAGTGTGCCGGGGGACAAGCGGGGAACTTTATGTATTCGTCATCCCGGTTGCCGCCGAGTTGGATATGAAAAAAGCGGCGAAAGCTTCCGGCGAGAAAAAGATGGAAATGATTCCGGTAAAAGATATCCAAAAGCTGACCGGCTATGTAAGGGGCGGATGCTCCCCGGTCGGGATGAAAAAGCAGTATGCGACTTACATCGATAAAAGGGCGGAATCGCTTGAAAACATCATTGTCAGCGCAGGAAAAGTCGGCCTGCAGGTTGAAATTTCCCCTGCATCGCTTTGCGGTGTAACGAATGCCATATTGCTGGAACTTGTTAAATAG
- a CDS encoding DNA topoisomerase III, protein MGKIVVLAEKPSVGRDIARVLQCTKKGNGFLEGQKYIVTWALGHLVELAEPERYDDKYKTWKLEDLPMIPSPLKLQVIRKTGKQFSTVKAQMARKDVNEIVIATDAGREGELVARWIIEKARVNKPIKRLWISSVTDKAIKDGFSQLKNGKAYENLYESAVARSEADWYVGMNATRALTTKHNAQLSCGRVQTPTLGMIALREDEIKRFVPKPYYGISAVTDQVSFTWRDKKSNDAKTFNKQTAERILQSIRNKDAEIVAVDKKPKKSYAPQLYDLTELQRDAHKRFGFSAKETLSTLQKLYEQHKLVTYPRTDSRFLSSDITDTLKDRIKACETGPYRKAAAKAASRPIKVNKSFVDDQKVSDHHAIIPTEEKANLSSLSSRERNLYELIVKRFLAVLYPPFEYEQTTVKADIGGEIFYANGKGILADGWKEVYDLAADDEEENDGLKDQELPPLKKGDRLPVVSMKMTDGETKPPKRFNEGTLLSAMENPAKYMPGERKDLIKTIGETGGLGTVATRADIIEKLFNSFLIEKRGSEIFITSKGKQLLDLVPEDLKSPALTAQWEQQLESIAKGKLAKNSFIQEIKSYTKTSVNEIKHSDQKFKHDNVTGTKCPDCGKLMLEVKGKKGKMLVCQDRDCGHRKNVAKVTNARCPNCKKKMELRGEGEGQTFVCRCGYREKMSAFQERRKKQQQNKASKRDVNKYLKKQDSDEPINNALAEQLKKLGLDKK, encoded by the coding sequence ATGGGCAAAATAGTAGTACTTGCTGAAAAGCCTTCAGTAGGAAGAGATATAGCAAGGGTGCTTCAATGCACCAAAAAGGGGAACGGCTTTCTTGAAGGCCAAAAATACATTGTGACATGGGCGCTTGGGCATCTGGTTGAGCTGGCTGAGCCGGAACGCTATGATGATAAGTATAAAACGTGGAAACTGGAAGACTTGCCGATGATCCCGTCACCGCTGAAGCTCCAGGTGATCCGTAAAACCGGGAAGCAATTCAGCACTGTGAAAGCACAGATGGCCCGCAAAGACGTAAATGAAATTGTCATTGCCACGGATGCTGGGCGTGAAGGGGAACTGGTGGCGCGCTGGATTATCGAAAAGGCGAGAGTGAACAAGCCAATCAAGCGGCTCTGGATTTCATCTGTGACGGATAAAGCCATCAAAGATGGGTTCAGTCAATTGAAAAACGGCAAAGCATATGAAAACTTGTATGAGTCGGCAGTTGCACGTTCGGAAGCGGACTGGTATGTCGGCATGAACGCAACCCGCGCTCTGACAACGAAGCATAACGCCCAGCTTTCGTGCGGGAGGGTTCAGACGCCGACACTGGGCATGATCGCCCTCCGTGAAGATGAAATAAAGCGTTTTGTTCCGAAGCCGTATTACGGAATCAGTGCTGTTACAGACCAGGTATCTTTCACATGGCGGGATAAAAAATCGAACGATGCGAAAACGTTCAACAAGCAAACAGCGGAACGCATATTGCAATCGATCAGAAATAAGGACGCTGAAATTGTGGCAGTCGACAAGAAGCCGAAGAAAAGCTACGCACCGCAGCTTTATGACTTGACAGAACTGCAGCGGGATGCGCATAAACGATTCGGTTTTTCGGCGAAAGAAACGTTATCCACCCTGCAAAAGTTGTATGAACAGCATAAGCTTGTCACTTATCCGCGTACGGATTCCCGCTTTTTATCAAGTGACATTACCGATACGCTGAAAGACCGCATCAAGGCCTGTGAAACCGGGCCTTACCGGAAGGCTGCAGCAAAAGCGGCGAGCCGGCCCATTAAAGTGAATAAGTCTTTTGTCGATGACCAAAAGGTGTCTGATCACCATGCGATCATCCCGACGGAAGAAAAAGCGAATCTCAGTTCACTGAGCAGCAGAGAGCGGAATTTGTACGAGTTGATTGTGAAACGGTTCCTCGCTGTTCTGTATCCTCCGTTTGAATATGAACAGACTACCGTGAAAGCGGACATCGGCGGGGAGATATTCTATGCGAACGGGAAAGGGATTCTTGCAGACGGCTGGAAGGAAGTGTATGACCTTGCTGCCGACGATGAAGAGGAAAACGACGGGCTGAAAGACCAGGAGCTGCCCCCTCTGAAAAAAGGAGACCGCTTGCCGGTCGTTTCAATGAAGATGACCGATGGGGAAACAAAACCGCCAAAACGGTTCAACGAAGGAACGCTTTTGTCAGCTATGGAAAATCCCGCGAAGTATATGCCGGGCGAACGCAAGGACTTGATCAAGACGATCGGTGAAACCGGAGGGCTTGGCACGGTCGCAACCAGGGCGGACATCATCGAGAAACTGTTCAACAGTTTCCTGATTGAAAAACGCGGCAGTGAAATTTTCATTACCTCAAAAGGCAAACAGCTGCTTGATCTTGTGCCGGAGGATTTGAAATCGCCGGCGCTTACGGCACAGTGGGAACAGCAGCTTGAATCGATCGCCAAAGGAAAACTTGCCAAAAACTCGTTCATCCAGGAAATCAAATCATATACAAAAACCTCCGTGAATGAAATCAAACACAGTGATCAAAAATTCAAGCATGATAACGTGACGGGGACAAAATGTCCTGACTGCGGAAAGTTGATGCTTGAAGTGAAAGGGAAAAAAGGAAAAATGCTTGTCTGCCAGGACCGCGACTGCGGACACCGGAAAAATGTGGCCAAAGTGACAAACGCACGCTGCCCGAACTGCAAAAAGAAAATGGAGCTGCGCGGTGAGGGCGAAGGCCAGACATTCGTCTGCCGCTGCGGCTACCGAGAAAAAATGTCGGCTTTCCAGGAGCGAAGGAAAAAACAGCAGCAGAACAAAGCATCCAAGCGCGACGTCAACAAGTATTTAAAAAAGCAAGACAGCGACGAACCCATCAACAATGCGCTGGCAGAACAGCTTAAAAAACTGGGCCTTGATAAAAAATGA